A portion of the Tepidisphaeraceae bacterium genome contains these proteins:
- a CDS encoding DUF4118 domain-containing protein — protein sequence MVNASRNNSFLRYGIALASTLIALIVAMLFYEPVGQLSPFFLFYAAVAVSAWFGGTRPGLAATALGAVATTHFLLEPRYVLDIDSHGDWGRLGLFTGVGALIACLNGALRTSQQRCKVEAAAARHAEARAKQLADANLIGVFFCDLNGTIETCNDAFVALVGRSRDELLSGQVAWRDITAPEHQERDRRALEELRECGICTPFEKDHVMIDGRRVPVLVGCAMIEGSAEDCVGFVLDLTERRRAEAEARAYQQRLQAVAAELMLAEERERRRIASVLHDVVGQHLALAQMKTDLLRRRAVEPDDARPLAEIHDLVDEAIRHTRSLTSELSPPVLYELGLVAAIQWLGDRLRDEHGVAFCLEDDGQRKPTTHETRLVLFQAVRELLVNILKHAKASACRVRIRRAETTIQIVVSDDGRGLIPASEPNGGSRDNGFGLFNIHERLHHLGGSMTIDSSPGTDGLTVTLVAPLEDHDDGGTHE from the coding sequence ATGGTGAACGCTTCTAGAAACAACTCCTTCCTGCGATACGGGATCGCACTCGCATCGACGCTGATCGCGTTGATCGTGGCGATGCTGTTCTACGAGCCGGTGGGCCAGCTGTCCCCGTTCTTCCTCTTCTACGCCGCCGTTGCGGTCAGCGCGTGGTTCGGTGGAACGCGACCCGGACTGGCGGCAACTGCGCTTGGGGCGGTGGCGACCACGCACTTCCTGCTGGAACCGCGGTACGTTCTGGATATCGATAGCCACGGGGACTGGGGACGGCTGGGGCTGTTTACCGGCGTGGGTGCCCTGATCGCGTGCCTGAACGGCGCGCTGCGTACCTCGCAACAACGATGCAAGGTCGAAGCGGCCGCGGCACGGCACGCCGAGGCGCGCGCCAAGCAGCTGGCAGACGCGAACCTGATCGGCGTCTTCTTCTGCGATCTGAACGGCACGATCGAGACGTGCAACGACGCGTTCGTGGCGCTCGTCGGGCGCTCGCGGGACGAGCTGCTGTCGGGGCAAGTGGCGTGGCGCGACATTACCGCGCCGGAACATCAGGAGCGCGACCGGCGTGCGCTGGAGGAGCTGCGGGAGTGCGGCATCTGCACGCCGTTCGAGAAGGACCACGTCATGATCGACGGGCGGCGCGTGCCCGTGCTGGTGGGCTGCGCGATGATCGAGGGCTCGGCTGAGGATTGCGTCGGCTTCGTGCTGGACCTGACCGAACGCCGTCGAGCCGAGGCAGAAGCCCGCGCGTATCAGCAGCGCCTGCAGGCGGTGGCGGCCGAGCTCATGCTGGCCGAGGAACGCGAGCGTCGGCGCATTGCCTCCGTGCTGCATGACGTGGTCGGCCAGCACCTGGCGCTGGCACAGATGAAGACCGACCTGCTGCGACGCCGCGCCGTGGAACCGGACGACGCACGCCCGCTGGCGGAGATCCACGACCTGGTCGACGAGGCGATCCGCCACACGCGTTCGCTGACGTCGGAACTCAGTCCGCCCGTGCTGTACGAACTGGGGCTGGTGGCCGCCATCCAGTGGCTCGGCGACCGCCTGCGCGACGAGCACGGCGTCGCGTTCTGCCTCGAGGACGACGGCCAGCGCAAGCCTACCACCCACGAGACGCGCCTCGTATTGTTCCAGGCGGTCCGCGAGTTGCTCGTGAACATCCTGAAGCATGCCAAGGCGTCGGCGTGCCGGGTGCGCATCCGTCGCGCGGAGACAACGATTCAGATCGTGGTGAGCGACGATGGCCGGGGCCTGATTCCCGCTAGCGAGCCCAACGGCGGCAGCCGGGACAATGGCTTCGGGCTATTCAACATTCACGAGCGGCTGCACCACTTGGGTGGGTCGATGACGATCGATTCCTCGCCCGGGACGGATGGATTAACCGTTACGCTGGTGGCGCCGCTCGAGGATCATGACGACGGAGGAACCCATGAGTGA
- a CDS encoding response regulator transcription factor — MSDVKILIADDHQIVRQGLRSMLAGHPGFDVIAETDNGRSAVRLARDLNPDVTIMDITMPDLNGVEATRQIHADNPDARVIGLSMHAERQFVMEMLGASAKGYLLKNGPFDELVAAIEAAVAGEIYVSPKVTGVLVKECIGDLPRPGTFCGTLSSREREVLQLVAEGKSTKEIAFTLRLSGKTVEAHRRQVMEKLKLYSVAELTRYAIREGMTSLV, encoded by the coding sequence ATGAGTGACGTGAAGATCCTGATCGCCGACGACCATCAGATCGTACGGCAGGGCCTGAGGAGCATGCTGGCCGGCCACCCCGGCTTCGACGTGATCGCCGAGACCGACAACGGCCGCTCCGCGGTCCGGCTGGCGCGCGACCTGAACCCGGACGTGACGATCATGGACATCACCATGCCCGACCTGAACGGCGTCGAGGCCACGCGGCAGATTCACGCCGACAACCCGGACGCAAGGGTGATCGGGCTTTCGATGCACGCCGAGCGGCAGTTCGTGATGGAGATGCTGGGCGCCAGCGCCAAGGGCTACCTGCTGAAGAACGGCCCGTTCGACGAACTGGTGGCGGCGATCGAGGCGGCGGTGGCGGGCGAGATCTACGTTAGCCCGAAGGTTACCGGCGTGCTGGTGAAGGAGTGCATCGGCGACCTGCCGCGGCCGGGCACGTTCTGTGGCACGCTCTCGTCGCGCGAGCGCGAGGTGCTCCAGCTGGTCGCCGAGGGCAAGAGCACCAAGGAGATCGCGTTCACGCTGCGCCTCAGCGGCAAGACCGTCGAGGCGCACCGCCGGCAGGTCATGGAGAAGCTAAAGCTCTACAGCGTGGCCGAACTGACGCGCTATGCGATCCGCGAAGGAATGACCTCGCTCGTCTGA